In the genome of Acidimicrobiales bacterium, one region contains:
- a CDS encoding response regulator transcription factor: MATRILTVEDDERIRTAVKLALEDEGWSVEEAEDGEAALEAFGRRPADVVLIDIMLPGIDGFEVCRSIRRASDVPIVMVTARADTHDVVAGLEAGADDYLTKPFAPKELSARIRALLRRARASDPGGSHLRFGDLEIIPDEGVVRKAGREVHLTKTEFRLLVELASSPGRVFSREVLLERVWGYGYFGDGRLVDVHVRRLRTKVENDPANPRHVVTVRGLGYKLQV, translated from the coding sequence GTGGCGACGCGGATCCTGACCGTCGAGGACGACGAGCGCATCCGCACCGCGGTCAAGCTCGCCCTCGAGGACGAGGGCTGGTCGGTGGAGGAGGCCGAGGACGGCGAGGCCGCGCTGGAGGCCTTCGGGCGCCGCCCGGCCGACGTCGTGCTCATCGACATCATGCTCCCCGGGATCGACGGGTTCGAGGTGTGCCGGTCCATCCGGCGGGCGAGCGACGTGCCCATCGTGATGGTGACGGCCAGGGCGGACACCCACGACGTGGTCGCCGGGCTCGAGGCCGGCGCCGACGACTACCTCACCAAGCCGTTCGCCCCGAAGGAGCTGTCGGCCCGCATCCGGGCCCTGCTCCGCCGGGCCAGGGCCAGCGACCCCGGCGGGTCCCACCTCCGCTTCGGCGACCTCGAGATCATCCCGGACGAGGGCGTGGTGCGGAAGGCCGGCCGCGAGGTCCACCTGACGAAGACCGAGTTCCGCCTGCTGGTCGAGCTGGCCTCGAGCCCCGGGCGGGTGTTCAGCCGCGAGGTCCTCCTCGAGCGGGTGTGGGGCTACGGCTACTTCGGCGACGGGCGCCTGGTCGACGTCCACGTCCGCCGGCTGCGGACCAAGGTCGAGAACGACCCGGCCAACCCGCGGCACGTGGTCACCGTCCGAGGGCTCGGCTACAAGCTCCAGGTGTGA
- a CDS encoding HAMP domain-containing sensor histidine kinase, with translation MPARRRAAVDTLAARLEPLRPSRRFGVRARLIFAFALGSFLSSALLAGVTWALVRDNLIDSRVNAALQQVFDNAKEVLDTLPQLTDDREIPDLLRDLGASPEGSRPILVRDVQPIPAFAEFGIESIPVSLRRVVEAGRPGRMRYTIEGDPNLAVGVPLQSVDAEYYEIVSLAELDDTLNSLSVALIAAGLLTTLTGAAIGWFVSRRVLRPLAEVGHAAEAIAGGNLDTRLEARRDPDLAPLAASFNEMAQALQDRIERDARFASDVSHELRSPLMTLAASIEVLQARRDEMPDRAQRALDLLVADVARFQTLVEDLLEISRIDAGAARLQLDEVLLPELVMQAVAASTDADVPVSVDAGIADLVVEADKRRLVRVIANLVDNAAKYGAGATAVTLRQVPGGVEIAVEDRGPGVPPDERERVFERFARGGEAGRRGSGEGVGLGLALVAEHIRLHGGTVWVEGRRDGQTGARFVVRLPVLAGGGEEPTAQLPVVDVGSMA, from the coding sequence GTGCCGGCACGGCGTCGCGCCGCGGTCGACACGCTGGCCGCCCGGCTCGAGCCGCTCCGCCCGTCCCGCCGCTTCGGCGTGCGGGCCCGGCTGATCTTCGCGTTCGCCCTCGGCTCGTTCCTGTCCTCGGCCCTGCTCGCCGGGGTCACGTGGGCGCTGGTGCGGGACAACCTCATCGACTCCCGGGTGAACGCCGCCCTCCAGCAGGTCTTCGACAACGCAAAGGAGGTGCTCGACACCCTCCCCCAGCTGACCGACGACCGCGAGATCCCGGACCTGCTGCGCGACCTCGGCGCCTCCCCCGAGGGCTCCCGGCCCATCCTCGTCCGCGACGTGCAGCCCATCCCGGCCTTCGCCGAGTTCGGCATCGAGTCCATCCCCGTGAGCCTCCGCCGCGTCGTCGAGGCCGGGCGGCCGGGCCGCATGCGCTACACGATCGAGGGCGACCCCAACCTGGCCGTGGGCGTGCCGCTCCAGTCCGTCGACGCCGAGTACTACGAGATCGTCTCGCTGGCCGAGCTGGACGACACCCTCAACTCGCTGTCCGTGGCGCTCATCGCCGCCGGCCTGCTCACGACGCTGACGGGGGCGGCGATCGGCTGGTTCGTCAGCCGCCGGGTGCTGCGCCCCCTCGCCGAGGTCGGCCACGCCGCCGAGGCGATCGCCGGGGGCAACCTCGACACCCGCCTGGAGGCGAGGCGCGACCCCGACCTCGCCCCGCTGGCGGCCTCGTTCAACGAGATGGCCCAGGCCCTCCAGGACCGCATCGAGCGCGACGCCCGCTTCGCCAGCGACGTGAGCCACGAGCTGCGGTCGCCGCTCATGACCCTGGCCGCGTCGATCGAGGTGCTCCAGGCCCGCAGGGACGAGATGCCCGACCGCGCCCAGCGGGCCCTCGACCTGCTGGTGGCCGACGTCGCCCGGTTCCAGACCCTGGTCGAGGACCTGCTCGAGATCTCCCGCATCGACGCCGGCGCCGCCCGCCTCCAGCTCGACGAGGTGCTCCTGCCCGAGCTCGTCATGCAGGCGGTGGCGGCCAGCACCGACGCCGACGTGCCCGTGAGCGTCGACGCCGGCATCGCCGACCTCGTGGTCGAGGCGGACAAGCGCCGCCTCGTGCGGGTGATCGCCAACCTCGTCGACAACGCCGCGAAGTACGGCGCCGGGGCCACCGCCGTCACCCTCCGCCAGGTGCCCGGCGGGGTCGAGATCGCGGTCGAGGACCGGGGGCCGGGGGTGCCGCCCGACGAGCGGGAGCGGGTGTTCGAGCGGTTCGCGAGGGGCGGTGAGGCCGGCCGGCGGGGCAGCGGCGAGGGGGTGGGGCTCGGCCTCGCGCTCGTGGCCGAGCACATCCGGCTCCACGGGGGCACGGTGTGGGTCGAGGGCCGCAGGGACGGCCAGACCGGCGCCCGGTTCGTGGTCCGCCTGCCCGTGCTGGCCGGCGGGGGCGAGGAGCCGACGGCCCAGCTGCCGGTGGTCGACGTGGGGTCGATGGCGTGA
- a CDS encoding GerMN domain-containing protein, translated as MRRHRFAPLMAVLVALAVAAAACGVPADDQARPIPDDALPFDLSPPVSGDQPATSGPFTEVVYFYDAGIERLVPVQRPVEARFSVEDRLNALLGGLVQEDIDRSLATFLADGTALASPPEIVENRVVVLDFNGAFTEGQANDDHRKAVAQVVWTVTDIEGISAVLFERNGEVQREVNGDGEQVAGPLNRSDFLGLGPAVPSPRSTTTTGTSVPGGG; from the coding sequence GTGAGGCGGCACCGGTTCGCCCCGCTGATGGCCGTGCTCGTCGCCCTGGCCGTGGCCGCTGCCGCCTGCGGGGTGCCGGCCGACGACCAGGCCAGGCCGATCCCCGACGACGCCCTGCCCTTCGACCTGTCCCCGCCCGTCTCCGGCGACCAGCCGGCCACCAGCGGGCCGTTCACCGAGGTCGTCTACTTCTACGACGCCGGCATCGAGCGCCTCGTGCCCGTGCAGCGGCCGGTGGAGGCCAGGTTCTCGGTCGAGGACCGGCTGAACGCCCTGCTCGGCGGGCTCGTCCAGGAGGACATCGACCGCAGCCTGGCCACGTTCCTGGCCGACGGCACGGCCCTCGCCTCGCCGCCCGAGATCGTCGAGAACCGGGTGGTCGTGCTCGACTTCAACGGCGCCTTCACCGAGGGCCAGGCCAACGACGACCACCGCAAGGCCGTCGCCCAGGTGGTGTGGACGGTCACCGACATCGAGGGCATCAGCGCCGTGCTGTTCGAGCGCAACGGCGAGGTCCAGCGGGAGGTGAACGGCGACGGCGAGCAGGTGGCCGGGCCGCTCAACCGGTCCGACTTCCTCGGCCTGGGCCCGGCCGTCCCCTCCCCCCGGTCGACGACGACCACCGGCACCTCCGTCCCCGGCGGCGGATGA
- a CDS encoding MgtC/SapB family protein: MDFDADVIGRVAAAVALGAIVGFEREVADQPAGLRTHISVALGACLFGIVSTLGFLEFRSPRAPSNIQIDVTRVASQVVVGIGFLGAGVIFRQGNTVRNLTTAASLWVTAAIGLAVGVGDIGTALVTTIALTGSLAVLRPLRAAIRRWLQRDRRRIKVILRPGAEPGDAVSALHGLDGVEVHSLSVAKAGGAFVLYANVRSAPHVVLDDRLGAIARRDDVDTLADA, from the coding sequence GTGGACTTCGACGCCGACGTCATCGGGCGGGTGGCGGCCGCCGTCGCCCTGGGCGCGATCGTGGGGTTCGAGCGCGAGGTGGCCGACCAGCCGGCCGGGCTGCGCACCCACATCTCGGTGGCGCTCGGCGCCTGCCTGTTCGGCATCGTCTCCACGCTCGGGTTCCTCGAGTTCCGCTCGCCGCGCGCGCCGTCGAACATCCAGATCGACGTCACCCGCGTCGCCTCCCAGGTGGTGGTGGGCATCGGTTTCCTCGGCGCCGGCGTGATCTTCCGCCAGGGCAACACCGTGCGGAACCTGACGACGGCGGCCAGCCTGTGGGTGACGGCGGCCATCGGCCTCGCCGTCGGCGTCGGCGACATCGGCACCGCGCTGGTGACGACGATCGCGCTGACCGGCAGCCTCGCCGTCCTCCGGCCCCTGCGGGCCGCCATCCGCCGCTGGCTCCAGCGCGACCGCCGGCGCATCAAGGTGATCCTCCGCCCCGGCGCCGAGCCCGGCGACGCCGTCAGCGCCCTCCACGGCCTCGACGGGGTCGAGGTCCACTCGCTCAGCGTCGCCAAGGCCGGCGGGGCGTTCGTGCTGTACGCCAACGTGCGCAGTGCGCCGCACGTCGTCCTCGACGACCGCCTCGGCGCCATCGCCCGCCGCGACGACGTCGACACCCTCGCCGACGCCTGA
- a CDS encoding maleylpyruvate isomerase family mycothiol-dependent enzyme, translating into MSAEDVAAYDGCRRRLAALVAAGDPAVPVPACPGWSVHDLVAHLAGLAEDVVEGRVDGYGTPPWTAAQVAAGRGRPTAELLARWEALMPAFATAVADPARSAGTVAPLPLLVLFDVAAHEADARAALGAGGAVDPATVARCLALSIGSLRLAASAAGAPPLRVVATGLRSWDVGRGDDPDEVEAEPFELWRALGGRRTREEVAALRWRGDPGPHLDGWLLPPMGWPDRPVGP; encoded by the coding sequence GACGGCTGCCGGCGGCGGCTGGCCGCGCTGGTGGCGGCGGGCGACCCCGCGGTGCCCGTGCCTGCCTGCCCGGGCTGGTCGGTCCACGACCTGGTCGCCCACCTGGCCGGCCTGGCCGAGGACGTCGTCGAGGGGCGGGTCGACGGCTACGGCACCCCGCCCTGGACGGCGGCCCAGGTCGCCGCCGGCCGGGGCCGGCCGACCGCCGAGCTCCTCGCCCGGTGGGAGGCGCTGATGCCGGCGTTCGCGACCGCGGTGGCCGACCCGGCGAGGAGCGCGGGGACCGTCGCCCCGCTGCCGCTGCTGGTGCTGTTCGACGTGGCCGCCCACGAGGCCGACGCCCGCGCCGCGCTCGGCGCCGGCGGGGCCGTCGACCCGGCGACGGTGGCCCGCTGCCTCGCCCTCTCGATCGGGTCGCTGCGCCTCGCCGCCTCGGCCGCCGGCGCGCCGCCCCTGCGGGTGGTGGCCACCGGGCTGCGGTCGTGGGACGTGGGCCGGGGCGACGACCCCGACGAGGTCGAGGCCGAGCCGTTCGAGCTGTGGCGGGCGCTCGGCGGCCGGCGGACGAGGGAGGAGGTGGCCGCCCTCCGCTGGCGGGGCGACCCCGGCCCCCACCTCGACGGCTGGCTCCTCCCCCCGATGGGCTGGCCGGACCGCCCCGTCGGCCCCTAG